In one Thermodesulfobium acidiphilum genomic region, the following are encoded:
- the cmk gene encoding (d)CMP kinase produces MIIAIDGPAGAGKSTVARELSKRLNYKYLDTGAMYRAITFELINRKLEDSKDLENIFKKIIDSIELDFVDGNIVLNGRILTKEIRDPIIDKHVSKAASSKVVRLFLLSEQRKLATNSPNIILEGRDTTTVVCPDAQVKIFLTASLEERARRRYKELLKKDIKIDFEEVKKQIEKRDESDMNREIGPLKVAEDAVIIDSTERDVEWVVDKIFSIVGDKKNT; encoded by the coding sequence ATGATAATAGCAATTGATGGTCCTGCTGGAGCTGGTAAAAGCACTGTAGCGCGTGAACTATCAAAGAGATTGAATTACAAGTATTTAGATACTGGAGCAATGTATAGAGCTATTACATTTGAGCTAATAAACAGAAAGTTAGAAGACTCAAAAGATCTGGAAAATATTTTTAAAAAAATAATAGATTCTATTGAGCTAGATTTTGTTGATGGAAATATTGTATTGAACGGAAGAATTTTAACAAAAGAAATAAGAGATCCAATTATAGATAAACATGTTTCGAAAGCGGCTTCGAGTAAAGTAGTGAGATTATTTCTTTTGTCTGAACAGAGGAAATTAGCAACTAATTCACCAAATATTATTTTAGAAGGTCGCGATACAACTACTGTTGTGTGTCCTGATGCTCAAGTAAAAATATTTCTAACGGCTTCACTTGAAGAGAGGGCAAGAAGAAGGTATAAGGAGTTACTTAAAAAAGATATTAAAATTGACTTCGAAGAGGTAAAAAAACAGATTGAGAAAAGAGATGAGTCTGATATGAACAGAGAAATAGGCCCTCTTAAGGTTGCAGAAGATGCAGTAATAATTGATTCAACCGAAAGGGATGTAGAATGGGTTGTTGATAAAATTTTTTCAATTGTTGGAGATAAAAAAAATACCTAA
- a CDS encoding M48 family metallopeptidase — protein MKRRSFLIIFFGIASSLVFPEEANASLISTQEEIKIGRDASKSFEKKYGLYNDQYWNQKVSEIGSRLVAVCDRKDLPYSFKIVNINQVNAVSFPGGFIYVYKGLLNFVKSDDELACVLGHEIGHVCRRHVVKNIEKEFYADLLLQIFFARSSSLTKYIARLTENLVMLGYSREEEYEADHYGAIYAYRAGYNPCAMITFMERLKTLEKNSFGKAYEIFSDHPATEERIKRLQELDKELGVQCNVV, from the coding sequence ATGAAAAGGCGTAGTTTCTTAATTATTTTTTTTGGCATAGCTTCTTCTCTGGTTTTTCCTGAGGAAGCAAATGCTTCTTTGATTTCCACACAGGAAGAAATAAAAATTGGGAGGGACGCTTCTAAAAGTTTTGAAAAGAAATATGGATTGTACAACGATCAATATTGGAATCAAAAGGTATCTGAAATAGGTTCACGACTTGTAGCTGTTTGCGATAGAAAGGATTTGCCATATAGTTTTAAAATTGTTAATATAAACCAAGTAAACGCTGTTTCTTTTCCGGGTGGATTTATTTATGTATATAAGGGATTGTTAAACTTTGTTAAATCAGATGATGAGCTTGCATGTGTATTAGGTCACGAAATTGGCCACGTTTGTAGAAGACATGTTGTTAAAAATATTGAAAAAGAATTTTATGCGGATTTATTGTTGCAAATTTTTTTTGCGAGAAGTTCTTCTTTAACTAAATATATAGCAAGGCTGACAGAAAACTTAGTGATGCTAGGATATAGTCGCGAAGAGGAGTATGAGGCAGATCATTATGGGGCGATTTATGCGTATAGGGCTGGGTATAACCCCTGTGCGATGATTACCTTTATGGAAAGGTTGAAAACTTTGGAAAAAAATAGCTTTGGCAAAGCTTATGAAATTTTTTCTGACCATCCTGCTACAGAAGAGAGGATAAAACGTCTACAGGAATTAGATAAAGAATTAGGGGTGCAATGCAATGTGGTGTAA
- a CDS encoding DUF5693 family protein gives MTNRKLLFLTGLFMLAVSGLFSFIVSSIRSDVEVKADKHISIVIDYEGFRDLAELTDYPFDKFLTELRKEGVTAVALKESNLKSLVERGEVFLVHPDEKSIKDGIIWVAEFRDPELAKEVFDKLTNKYNSLLKKTYLKGSSIYSSDEDLPSLYFGFLNKEINFCKKLGFYIVLRPINDYRFYSNKEDFERWVNQYPKNVWMIIFGEREVLGYPNFINIYAKILEKNNIRFGYVEFAKQRGIDELARMIPYQVLRVHAITNNEIPGANVIYSDSKFESGKKIKYSDAIPRWGRAIKERNIKVLYVNPWGEPLKGNLINTNLEYIKNIVQEIRLQGFVPGKALWNAHDEFYFKPIRLIWIFGIFFCLGCLLLLMFSVNLDTRKILIFSSVLLIINVLLFIFGKFNFIAWETALMSSTFPPIYLYNRIKTSSWISFLLNFIMVFLISILGALLTNNIYLSATSVIGINIFPLIKLLLVLPILLLGLRIFFRTINIKEYINELMKPMRRVEFAALIVFLIILIIYVLRSGNQNPIGLLPDEEHIRIFLEKTLFVRPRFKELIGYSMLIFSFYLYRLKNINFFKFFFLISSVAFISLTDTFLHIHIPIYISIIRCLEGLFLGSVLGFIFCFGLNILLKLYKTRFDK, from the coding sequence ATGACTAATAGAAAACTTCTCTTTCTTACAGGACTCTTTATGCTTGCTGTTTCTGGTTTATTTTCCTTTATCGTTTCTTCGATCAGGTCAGATGTAGAGGTGAAAGCGGACAAACATATATCTATTGTAATTGATTATGAAGGATTTAGGGATTTAGCTGAACTAACTGATTATCCTTTTGATAAGTTTTTGACTGAGCTTAGAAAAGAGGGGGTTACTGCTGTGGCCCTTAAAGAATCCAACCTCAAATCTCTGGTTGAGAGGGGGGAGGTTTTTCTGGTTCATCCAGATGAAAAATCAATTAAGGATGGAATAATATGGGTAGCTGAGTTTAGAGATCCTGAACTTGCTAAGGAAGTATTTGATAAATTAACAAATAAATACAACAGCCTGCTCAAAAAAACTTATTTGAAAGGATCTTCTATATATTCTTCTGATGAAGATTTGCCATCTTTGTATTTTGGTTTCCTTAATAAAGAAATAAATTTTTGTAAGAAGTTAGGCTTTTATATTGTATTAAGACCAATAAACGATTATCGCTTTTACTCTAATAAAGAAGATTTTGAAAGATGGGTAAACCAGTATCCTAAAAATGTGTGGATGATAATTTTTGGTGAAAGAGAGGTTTTAGGATACCCAAACTTTATCAATATTTATGCTAAGATCCTGGAAAAGAATAACATACGCTTTGGTTATGTGGAATTTGCCAAACAAAGAGGCATTGATGAATTAGCTAGGATGATTCCATATCAAGTGTTAAGAGTTCATGCAATTACCAACAATGAAATACCAGGCGCTAACGTCATTTATTCAGATTCCAAATTTGAGTCTGGCAAAAAGATAAAATACTCGGATGCTATCCCTCGTTGGGGAAGGGCTATTAAAGAGAGAAACATAAAGGTACTATATGTAAATCCGTGGGGTGAACCGTTGAAGGGCAATCTTATCAATACGAACTTGGAGTATATAAAAAATATTGTTCAGGAAATAAGGCTTCAAGGATTTGTGCCTGGAAAAGCTCTCTGGAATGCACACGATGAGTTTTATTTTAAACCAATAAGACTTATATGGATTTTTGGCATATTTTTCTGTTTGGGATGTCTTTTGCTTTTAATGTTTTCTGTTAATTTGGATACCCGAAAGATATTAATTTTTTCGTCTGTTCTTTTAATAATAAATGTTTTGTTGTTTATTTTTGGCAAATTTAACTTTATAGCGTGGGAAACTGCTTTGATGAGTTCTACTTTCCCGCCAATATATCTATATAATAGAATCAAAACCTCCAGCTGGATATCCTTTTTGTTGAATTTTATAATGGTATTTTTAATTTCAATTTTGGGAGCTTTGCTGACAAATAATATCTATTTGTCTGCAACTTCCGTTATTGGAATTAATATCTTTCCTTTGATTAAGTTACTTTTAGTTTTACCGATATTACTTTTAGGTTTAAGAATATTTTTTAGGACTATCAATATTAAGGAATATATTAACGAGCTTATGAAGCCGATGAGAAGGGTAGAATTTGCGGCATTAATAGTTTTTTTGATAATTTTGATAATATATGTCTTAAGATCTGGAAATCAAAACCCAATTGGTTTATTGCCTGATGAAGAACATATAAGAATATTTTTAGAAAAAACTCTTTTTGTAAGACCCAGATTTAAAGAATTGATAGGGTATTCGATGCTTATTTTCTCTTTCTATTTGTATAGATTAAAAAATATTAATTTCTTCAAATTTTTCTTTTTGATTTCTTCTGTAGCATTTATATCTCTAACAGATACATTTTTGCACATTCATATTCCAATATATATTAGTATAATTAGATGTTTGGAAGGGCTCTTTTTGGGTTCAGTTTTGGGATTTATTTTTTGTTTTGGACTTAATATCTTATTAAAACTATATAAAACGAGGTTTGATAAATGA
- a CDS encoding cold-shock protein: MFLGKVKWFNNEKGYGFISKDDGSGDVFVHYSAIQGKGFRTLEQGQAVQFEIVDGPKGPQASNVTKVS, encoded by the coding sequence ATGTTTTTAGGAAAAGTAAAGTGGTTTAACAATGAAAAGGGTTATGGATTTATTTCAAAGGATGACGGGAGCGGCGATGTCTTTGTCCATTATAGTGCAATCCAGGGCAAAGGGTTCAGAACCTTAGAGCAAGGTCAAGCTGTTCAGTTTGAAATTGTAGATGGTCCAAAAGGACCACAGGCATCTAACGTTACCAAGGTATCATAA
- a CDS encoding transketolase produces MKGEWILDDLLLRERAVNIRESIIEMITAAKSGHPGGSLSSVEIMVSLFFGGVMSYDPKNPQLESRDRFFLSKGHAAPVLYSTLAEAGYFDKSGLNTLRQLNSPFQGHPDMRKLPGIEASTGSLGQGLSISVGCALGLRLKGLNSHVFTLLGDGELEEGQIWEAAMAASHFKLDNLTAIVDRNRLQIDGFTEEIMSLEPLTDKWRAFGWNVLELNGHSFDELIPALKKAKKRGDKKPQVIIAHTIKGKGVSFMENVCDFHGKAPSEEQAKIAYSEIKECDVQ; encoded by the coding sequence ATGAAAGGAGAATGGATTTTGGATGACTTGCTATTAAGAGAACGTGCAGTAAATATAAGAGAGTCAATAATTGAAATGATTACTGCTGCAAAATCAGGACATCCAGGTGGTTCGCTTTCTAGTGTAGAAATAATGGTTTCGTTATTTTTTGGTGGGGTTATGAGTTATGATCCTAAAAATCCCCAATTAGAATCGAGAGATAGATTTTTCCTTTCTAAAGGTCATGCTGCTCCAGTTTTGTATTCTACTCTTGCAGAAGCTGGTTATTTTGATAAATCTGGATTAAACACTTTAAGACAACTAAATAGTCCGTTTCAGGGGCATCCAGATATGAGAAAATTGCCAGGAATAGAGGCATCAACAGGTTCTTTAGGGCAGGGTTTATCTATTTCTGTGGGTTGTGCTTTGGGATTAAGGTTAAAGGGTTTAAATTCTCATGTCTTTACTCTGTTAGGAGACGGAGAGTTAGAAGAAGGTCAAATTTGGGAAGCTGCAATGGCAGCAAGCCATTTTAAGTTAGATAATCTGACTGCAATTGTTGATAGAAATAGACTTCAAATAGATGGTTTTACAGAAGAGATAATGTCTTTGGAGCCGTTGACTGATAAATGGCGTGCCTTTGGTTGGAATGTCTTAGAATTAAACGGACACAGCTTTGACGAACTAATACCTGCTCTTAAAAAAGCAAAAAAGAGAGGTGATAAAAAACCTCAAGTAATTATTGCTCATACCATAAAGGGCAAGGGGGTTTCCTTTATGGAAAATGTATGCGATTTTCATGGGAAAGCTCCAAGTGAAGAACAGGCAAAGATAGCATATTCTGAAATAAAAGAGTGTGATGTACAATGA
- the secA gene encoding preprotein translocase subunit SecA, which yields MFNKLLSKILGSSKENELKKYYEIVATINNKEEEIKKLTREDFLQITNNYREALKEYKEKDFPNEILINSFAMVREASLRTLGLRHFDVQLIGGLVLNDGKIAEMATGEGKTLAATTAAYLNALSGKGVHIVTVNDYLAKRDAEWMKPVYEYLGVSVGYLQNNFDNEKRKAAYNCDITYGVNHEFGFDYLRDNMALSVADQVQRGLNYAIVDEVDSILIDEARTPLIISGRAAQKTELYNRLNPIALRLKPEEDFTPDEKTKTLSLTEVGVAKAEKLLGIDNLFDVKYIDVLHVLTQLLRAHHLFKREKDYVVKDGEVIIVDEFTGRLMHGRRYSDGLHQAIEAKEHVRVREETQTIATITIQNYFRSYAKLAGMTGTAKTDEAEFIKIYNLMVVEIPTNKPVIRVDFPDVIYKNEEAKLRALIREIQECFERGQPVLVGTTSIEKSEKLSLLLKKKGIPHHVLNAKYHEKEAEIISHAGEKKSVTIATNMAGRGVDIVIDDEVRQLGGLHVIGTSRHESRRIDNQLRGRAGRQGDPGSSRFYLSLDDDLLRLFGSDRLVALMDKLNIDENEPIEHKWVTKAVENAQKKVEENNFAIRKQLIEYDDVLNRQREYIYSERQKLLTRDDCKDIIVGWIEQIVEKYVDESFPKKTINEEGLSVLKESLQEIIKLDDDAFDSCKDITELKSKLKLVLKEKYSLRESELGSELLRSLEKYIALRIIDEKWMEYLQDNDSLREGIGLRAYGQKDPLVEYKIEASKLFQETATLIKKDTLKFLFNVIVEKKEDLSDKKEAPQGKTNINNANNNQKNNKKKKIGRNDPCPCGSGKKYKHCCGRNET from the coding sequence ATGTTTAATAAGCTTTTAAGTAAAATTCTTGGTTCTAGTAAAGAAAATGAATTAAAGAAATATTATGAAATTGTTGCAACTATTAATAATAAAGAAGAAGAAATAAAGAAATTAACTAGGGAAGATTTTCTACAGATAACTAATAATTATAGAGAAGCGCTAAAAGAGTACAAAGAGAAAGATTTCCCAAATGAAATTCTTATTAATTCATTTGCAATGGTAAGAGAAGCATCTCTAAGAACTTTAGGGCTCAGGCACTTTGACGTTCAACTTATTGGTGGTTTGGTACTAAATGACGGCAAGATTGCTGAAATGGCTACGGGTGAAGGCAAAACCCTTGCTGCTACAACTGCTGCTTATCTTAATGCGTTGAGTGGGAAAGGCGTTCATATTGTTACAGTCAATGACTATCTTGCAAAAAGAGATGCTGAGTGGATGAAACCTGTTTACGAATATTTAGGAGTTTCTGTAGGGTATTTACAAAATAATTTCGATAATGAAAAGAGAAAAGCTGCATATAATTGCGATATAACATATGGCGTGAACCATGAATTTGGTTTTGACTATCTAAGAGATAATATGGCTTTATCTGTGGCTGATCAGGTTCAGAGAGGTTTGAATTATGCAATTGTTGACGAAGTAGACAGCATTCTAATCGATGAGGCCAGGACCCCTCTTATCATATCTGGAAGAGCTGCTCAAAAAACAGAGCTGTATAATAGGCTCAATCCTATAGCTCTCAGACTGAAGCCTGAAGAGGATTTTACACCTGATGAGAAGACTAAAACTCTTTCTTTGACTGAAGTTGGAGTTGCTAAAGCTGAGAAATTATTGGGAATAGATAATCTTTTTGACGTTAAGTACATTGATGTGCTTCACGTTCTTACTCAATTATTAAGAGCTCATCACCTGTTTAAAAGAGAAAAAGATTATGTGGTCAAAGATGGAGAGGTAATTATTGTAGATGAGTTTACCGGAAGGCTTATGCATGGGAGGAGATATTCTGATGGATTGCATCAGGCTATTGAGGCAAAGGAACACGTAAGGGTTAGAGAAGAAACACAGACTATAGCTACCATTACTATTCAAAACTATTTTAGATCTTATGCAAAATTGGCAGGTATGACAGGTACTGCAAAAACGGATGAGGCTGAGTTTATAAAGATCTACAACTTGATGGTAGTAGAGATTCCAACGAACAAACCTGTAATTAGAGTCGATTTTCCTGATGTAATATATAAAAATGAAGAAGCAAAATTGAGAGCCTTGATAAGGGAAATTCAAGAATGTTTTGAAAGAGGTCAGCCAGTTTTGGTTGGCACAACATCTATTGAGAAATCAGAAAAACTTAGCCTGCTTTTAAAGAAAAAGGGAATACCTCATCATGTGTTGAATGCAAAGTATCATGAAAAAGAAGCAGAAATAATTTCACATGCTGGTGAAAAGAAATCAGTAACTATTGCTACAAATATGGCTGGTAGAGGTGTGGATATTGTAATTGATGATGAGGTAAGACAACTTGGAGGACTTCATGTAATAGGCACATCAAGACATGAAAGCAGGAGAATTGATAATCAGTTAAGAGGTCGAGCAGGTAGACAGGGAGATCCTGGTTCATCTAGATTTTATCTATCCTTAGATGACGATCTCTTGAGATTGTTTGGTTCTGATAGGCTTGTTGCTTTGATGGACAAGCTGAACATAGATGAAAACGAGCCAATTGAACATAAATGGGTTACAAAAGCCGTAGAAAATGCACAGAAAAAAGTAGAAGAAAACAACTTTGCAATAAGAAAACAACTAATTGAGTATGACGATGTTTTAAATAGACAAAGAGAATATATATATTCTGAAAGGCAAAAACTTTTAACCCGTGATGATTGTAAGGACATAATTGTTGGTTGGATAGAGCAAATTGTTGAAAAGTATGTAGATGAATCGTTTCCGAAAAAAACAATTAATGAAGAAGGCTTGTCAGTTCTTAAAGAATCTCTTCAAGAAATAATAAAACTAGATGATGACGCTTTTGATAGCTGTAAGGACATAACTGAATTAAAAAGTAAGCTTAAATTAGTTTTGAAAGAAAAATATAGTCTTAGAGAGTCGGAGCTCGGTTCAGAATTATTGAGGTCTTTAGAGAAATATATAGCTTTAAGAATTATAGATGAAAAGTGGATGGAATATTTACAAGATAATGATTCTTTGAGAGAAGGTATAGGACTTAGGGCTTACGGTCAAAAAGATCCTCTTGTGGAATATAAGATAGAAGCATCGAAATTGTTTCAGGAAACTGCTACTCTTATAAAAAAAGATACTCTAAAATTTTTGTTCAACGTAATTGTTGAAAAAAAGGAAGATTTGAGTGATAAAAAAGAGGCTCCCCAAGGGAAAACCAATATAAACAATGCTAACAATAACCAAAAAAATAATAAAAAGAAAAAGATTGGCAGAAATGATCCTTGTCCTTGTGGTAGCGGAAAAAAATATAAACATTGTTGTGGAAGGAATGAAACATGA
- a CDS encoding endonuclease III domain-containing protein, which translates to MKENFYENLLSKLEDYFGKIERKDEDFFHELIKAILSQNTTDTNSIQAYKNLIKVINNELQNLSKVEFYDKIKNSIKIAGLNNQKTKTLYLLSKKFLLSKNYLDIENNFRKKEVSEIIEVFLDIDGIGLKTVSCAILFGLHKCAFPVDTHILRIIQKIKNKRISKKDIQIEVERSVQNWKKLKALHLYLIELGRNICRAKKQSCQICPIKELCEDYHLK; encoded by the coding sequence ATGAAAGAAAATTTTTATGAGAATTTACTAAGTAAATTAGAAGACTATTTTGGAAAAATAGAAAGAAAAGACGAAGATTTTTTTCATGAGCTGATTAAAGCAATACTTTCCCAGAATACTACAGATACAAATTCCATACAAGCCTACAAAAACCTAATAAAAGTCATAAATAATGAATTGCAAAATCTTTCAAAGGTTGAATTTTATGACAAAATTAAGAATTCTATAAAGATAGCTGGTTTAAACAATCAAAAGACGAAAACCTTATATTTATTGAGTAAAAAATTCCTACTTAGCAAAAATTATTTAGATATTGAAAATAATTTTAGAAAAAAGGAAGTTTCTGAAATTATAGAAGTTTTTCTTGACATTGACGGAATAGGCTTAAAGACCGTTTCCTGCGCAATATTGTTTGGTTTACACAAATGCGCCTTTCCTGTTGATACGCATATCTTAAGAATTATCCAGAAGATTAAAAATAAAAGGATTTCCAAAAAGGATATACAAATTGAAGTAGAAAGATCTGTTCAGAATTGGAAAAAATTAAAAGCCCTGCACCTATATTTAATCGAATTAGGAAGAAATATTTGCAGGGCTAAAAAACAAAGTTGTCAAATATGTCCTATAAAAGAACTTTGCGAAGATTATCATTTAAAATAA
- the prfB gene encoding peptide chain release factor 2 (programmed frameshift) produces the protein MIEYDINSLNERILKIRDCLDLDNKIKKLENIRNELSNPEIWQDVQKSSNLTQLADSLQKSIDEWNNLNSSFEDFLFWTEFQGEDVENEITESYKNLIKILEEMEIRALLSGKYDSYNAMLSISAGAGGVDAQDFAEMLLRMYIRWGEKNKYSVELVDQSPGDEAGIRSATIFFKGKYSYGFLKSEQGVHRLIRLSPFDFNNRRHTSFVLVEVTPLIENVKEVNVKNEDIKIETFRASGAGGQHVNKTDSAVRITHLPTGIVVTCRNERSQFQNKEAAMKILISRLNSLYEEKQKDKMNEFKGETDASWGKQIRTYVMHPYTMVKDHRTNVEFGDVYGVLDGNIDEFQKAFLLKESKEKNQGD, from the exons ATGATAGAGTACGACATTAATTCTTTGAATGAGAGAATCTTAAAAATTCGTGACTGCCTT GACCTGGACAACAAGATAAAAAAGTTAGAAAACATAAGAAATGAACTTTCAAATCCTGAAATTTGGCAGGATGTTCAAAAGTCTTCGAATCTAACTCAGTTAGCTGATAGTCTCCAGAAAAGTATTGATGAATGGAATAATTTAAATTCTAGTTTTGAAGATTTTTTGTTTTGGACTGAATTTCAGGGCGAAGATGTAGAAAATGAAATTACTGAAAGCTATAAGAATTTAATTAAAATTCTTGAAGAAATGGAAATTAGAGCCCTTTTGTCCGGAAAATACGATAGTTATAATGCAATGCTTTCTATAAGTGCTGGAGCAGGTGGAGTGGATGCGCAAGATTTTGCAGAAATGCTTCTTAGAATGTATATTCGTTGGGGAGAAAAGAATAAATATTCTGTAGAATTAGTGGATCAAAGTCCTGGCGATGAAGCGGGTATCAGATCTGCTACGATTTTTTTTAAAGGGAAATATTCTTATGGTTTTCTGAAATCTGAGCAAGGCGTTCATAGACTAATAAGGCTTTCTCCTTTTGATTTCAATAACAGAAGACATACATCATTTGTTTTGGTAGAGGTTACTCCACTAATTGAAAACGTTAAAGAAGTTAACGTAAAAAATGAAGATATAAAAATAGAAACCTTTAGGGCTTCTGGGGCTGGTGGTCAACACGTGAACAAAACTGATTCAGCAGTAAGAATTACGCATTTGCCAACAGGAATTGTTGTAACTTGTAGAAATGAAAGGAGTCAATTTCAGAATAAAGAGGCAGCGATGAAAATTCTTATTTCAAGGCTTAATAGCCTTTATGAAGAAAAACAAAAGGATAAGATGAATGAATTCAAGGGCGAAACTGATGCTTCATGGGGAAAACAAATAAGAACCTATGTTATGCATCCATATACAATGGTAAAAGATCATAGAACTAATGTAGAGTTTGGAGATGTTTATGGGGTTTTGGACGGAAATATTGATGAATTTCAAAAAGCTTTTTTGCTTAAAGAATCAAAAGAAAAAAATCAGGGTGATTAG
- the hpf gene encoding ribosome hibernation-promoting factor, HPF/YfiA family, whose protein sequence is MQIVVKDKGVNLSEDLKNYTTNKISKLEKFFKKIIEVQVVLSKTSAKKNKQIFSAEVTIFAAGSTIRAQERSEDLRTAIDLVYDKLERQISKYKEKLVQRHRNLMNENFLVQKGEEVVHENKIVKTKRFPLKPITPEEAIIDMELLGHNFYVFINSQTMDTNVVYRRNEGGYGLIEPEK, encoded by the coding sequence ATGCAAATAGTCGTAAAAGATAAGGGTGTAAATTTATCAGAAGATCTTAAGAATTATACTACAAACAAGATATCAAAATTAGAAAAATTTTTCAAAAAAATAATTGAAGTCCAGGTTGTTCTTTCTAAAACAAGCGCTAAAAAAAATAAGCAAATTTTTTCGGCGGAAGTTACAATTTTTGCGGCTGGTTCAACAATTAGGGCTCAAGAGAGATCGGAAGATTTAAGGACAGCAATAGATTTGGTTTATGATAAACTGGAAAGACAAATTTCTAAGTATAAGGAAAAGCTTGTGCAAAGGCACAGGAATTTGATGAATGAAAACTTCTTAGTACAAAAAGGTGAAGAAGTAGTGCATGAAAATAAAATAGTTAAAACAAAAAGGTTTCCTTTAAAGCCAATTACACCAGAAGAGGCTATAATAGATATGGAACTATTGGGTCATAATTTTTATGTTTTTATTAATTCTCAAACTATGGATACAAACGTAGTTTATAGAAGAAATGAAGGTGGATACGGTTTAATTGAGCCAGAAAAATAA
- a CDS encoding SIS domain-containing protein: protein MDKSVMDKYVSNIAYHMKDFYKDLTFYKDGKIDLPEIENLIFLGIGGSAISPKIFTEIMNTNKKAYFFSALSGHEILPDPSKSFVMAFSYSGNTVETLKSIELIAKDGFKGIGVSSGGKIVDLCKDLNWQHISVPKDRAPRAAMPFTLSILFKLALSKKWTEYNEGDFWNDIIELSNSKNNFLPEVDFEDNISKRIAYKLYSKKNIIIWGVESISKNIAYRFKSQLEENAKQLSYYSYLPEASHNQIVPISLVNNKEEYIVLIFRIPQSESILVSNIISTVKTFLNSEGVEVLEIFGSGKNHVLAGLDLIYSTDFASYYLALLKGIEPEPIEPISRMKVILNDNLRKVLL from the coding sequence ATGGATAAGAGTGTAATGGACAAATACGTTTCTAACATTGCATATCATATGAAAGATTTTTATAAAGATTTAACCTTTTATAAAGATGGCAAAATAGATTTACCTGAAATAGAGAACTTGATTTTTTTGGGAATTGGTGGATCCGCAATTTCTCCAAAAATCTTTACTGAGATTATGAACACTAATAAAAAAGCTTACTTTTTTTCTGCTTTAAGTGGACATGAGATTTTACCAGATCCATCGAAGAGCTTTGTTATGGCTTTTAGTTACTCCGGAAATACTGTTGAAACGTTAAAAAGTATTGAATTAATTGCAAAAGATGGATTTAAGGGAATTGGGGTTTCATCTGGTGGCAAGATTGTTGATCTGTGTAAGGATTTGAACTGGCAACATATTTCAGTACCTAAAGATAGAGCTCCAAGAGCTGCTATGCCTTTTACTCTCTCAATTTTATTTAAATTAGCCCTTTCCAAGAAATGGACTGAATATAATGAAGGTGATTTCTGGAATGACATAATCGAGTTATCGAATAGTAAAAATAATTTTTTGCCTGAAGTTGATTTTGAGGATAATATTTCAAAAAGGATTGCGTATAAGCTTTATTCTAAAAAGAATATTATAATTTGGGGAGTGGAATCGATTAGTAAAAATATAGCCTATAGGTTTAAATCTCAACTAGAGGAGAATGCAAAACAGCTATCTTATTATTCTTATCTACCAGAAGCTTCACATAATCAAATTGTTCCAATCTCACTGGTTAACAATAAAGAAGAGTATATCGTTTTAATATTCAGAATTCCTCAATCTGAATCTATTCTGGTTTCTAATATTATAAGTACTGTTAAAACCTTTTTAAATTCTGAAGGGGTAGAAGTTTTAGAAATATTTGGTTCTGGAAAAAATCACGTTTTGGCAGGACTTGATCTCATATATTCTACTGATTTTGCGAGTTATTATCTTGCACTACTTAAAGGGATAGAGCCTGAGCCAATTGAGCCAATTAGCAGAATGAAGGTTATTTTAAATGATAATCTTCGCAAAGTTCTTTTATAG